In Listeria monocytogenes, the following proteins share a genomic window:
- a CDS encoding MarR family winged helix-turn-helix transcriptional regulator, with translation MSSKNQDLGHSVIKAFMNFKHAEIKSFQIPGYSKSETRFIFILSRGLKSRGPKIRVSDLGHMLRISKPSVTQMIQSLEGKGLIKRVQNPEDKRSMYVELTEVGAGVSEKMLDEFQTSFEDMQEFLGEDDMKKLITLLEKLTDYLNTKSENKEA, from the coding sequence ATGTCTTCGAAAAATCAAGACTTGGGGCACTCAGTAATCAAGGCTTTCATGAATTTTAAGCATGCTGAAATAAAGAGTTTCCAAATTCCGGGTTACAGTAAATCCGAAACAAGATTTATTTTTATTTTATCTCGTGGGCTTAAAAGCAGAGGGCCAAAAATTCGTGTTTCCGATCTTGGTCACATGCTTAGAATTTCAAAACCAAGCGTCACGCAAATGATTCAATCTTTGGAAGGAAAAGGACTCATTAAACGTGTTCAAAACCCAGAAGATAAGCGCTCGATGTATGTGGAATTAACAGAAGTCGGAGCAGGCGTGTCAGAAAAAATGCTCGATGAATTTCAAACTAGTTTTGAAGATATGCAGGAGTTTTTAGGCGAAGACGATATGAAAAAACTGATTACACTCCTAGAAAAACTGACAGATTACTTAAACACAAAATCCGAAAATAAGGAGGCATAA
- a CDS encoding DUF1700 domain-containing protein — MNKQDFLNELNQRLELLDPKERRELLSDYQEHFRNGIEAGKSEEQIVFDLGKPEEIAADIISERGLREEPAEADYYYVPRKNQNENRSVSKQILIGVGLFFLDICLIIPIMVSLWSLVISLWATVGAFLLSPVILGVGIIFGADFEFYQMFVSIGLVGLGLMLLFAANALTQLTSKATVAIIAWHKYAVKGGGRNA; from the coding sequence ATGAATAAACAAGATTTTCTCAATGAATTAAACCAACGACTGGAATTGCTTGATCCGAAAGAACGGAGAGAGTTATTATCGGACTATCAGGAGCATTTCAGAAATGGGATTGAAGCAGGGAAAAGCGAGGAGCAAATCGTTTTTGACCTTGGGAAGCCAGAAGAAATTGCCGCAGATATTATTAGTGAACGCGGCCTTCGTGAAGAGCCTGCTGAAGCGGATTATTATTATGTACCGCGAAAAAATCAAAATGAAAATAGATCAGTGAGCAAACAAATTTTAATTGGTGTCGGATTATTTTTCTTAGATATTTGTCTTATCATTCCAATTATGGTTTCGCTGTGGTCTTTGGTTATTTCACTTTGGGCAACAGTAGGAGCGTTCCTTCTATCACCAGTTATACTTGGCGTAGGAATTATATTTGGGGCTGATTTCGAGTTTTATCAAATGTTTGTTTCTATTGGACTTGTCGGTCTCGGACTGATGCTTCTATTTGCGGCAAATGCGCTTACACAACTTACAAGTAAAGCGACAGTAGCGATTATCGCATGGCACAAATATGCGGTTAAAGGAGGCGGAAGAAATGCATAA
- a CDS encoding ABC transporter ATP-binding protein — MSGPGPGGGMRMQTTAKPKNFKQTLFRLLGYMKPRSVAIIVVFIFAILSTIFNIFSPKELGKATTEIFKGVMSPAGIDNDKIFNILMIVLVLYLGSSLFSFIQQYVMSSVAQRTVYDMRKDLKAKMARLPLKYYDTRSNGDILSRSVNDMDNIANTLQQSLTQAITAIVQMIGVLIMMLTISWQMTLIVLVTVPISIILVAIIAGRSQRYFGAQQRNLGILNDTVEETYGGQTIIKAFGQEKKTLVKFDEVNEDYFKAAKKAQFISGIMMPVMQFVGNLGYVGVCVAGGIFVTNGTLQVGDIQSFTQYVQLFTQPISSVANIANIIQSTIASAERVFEMMDEEEEKDEIPANINQVAGEEHSIVFDHVKFGYTPDKPLMTDLNIHVEEGQMVAIVGPTGAGKTTIINLLMRFYDVDGGQIRMKGIDTRDMTKDAVREKFGMVLQDTWLFNGTIADNIAYGREGATKDEVIGAAKAAYADDFIRRLPNGYDTILNEEGSNISQGQKQLLTIARAILSDPSILILDEATSSVDTRTELNIQLAMGNLMEGRTSFVIAHRLSTIRDADLILVMNHGSVIEQGTHQELLDAKGFYADLYNSQFTGAQAV; from the coding sequence ATGAGTGGTCCAGGTCCAGGTGGTGGCATGAGAATGCAAACGACCGCCAAACCAAAGAACTTTAAACAAACACTATTCCGGCTTCTTGGCTATATGAAACCTCGTTCTGTCGCAATCATCGTCGTGTTTATCTTTGCGATTTTATCCACGATTTTTAACATTTTTAGCCCGAAAGAATTAGGGAAAGCAACAACGGAAATTTTTAAAGGTGTTATGAGTCCAGCTGGGATTGATAACGATAAGATTTTCAATATATTAATGATTGTTTTAGTCTTATACCTTGGTAGTTCCTTATTTAGTTTCATTCAGCAATACGTCATGTCAAGTGTTGCGCAACGAACTGTTTATGATATGCGGAAAGATTTAAAGGCGAAAATGGCTCGTCTGCCGCTGAAATATTATGATACGCGCTCAAACGGTGATATTCTAAGTCGTTCAGTAAATGACATGGATAACATCGCGAATACTTTACAACAATCACTAACGCAAGCAATTACAGCGATTGTCCAAATGATTGGTGTCTTAATTATGATGCTAACGATAAGCTGGCAAATGACATTAATCGTTTTAGTGACAGTTCCAATAAGTATTATTTTAGTCGCCATTATTGCTGGTAGATCACAACGTTACTTCGGCGCACAACAACGTAATCTAGGTATTTTAAATGATACTGTAGAGGAAACTTACGGTGGCCAAACGATTATTAAAGCCTTTGGTCAAGAAAAGAAAACGTTAGTAAAATTTGATGAAGTAAATGAAGATTATTTCAAAGCAGCGAAAAAAGCGCAATTTATTTCCGGGATTATGATGCCGGTGATGCAATTTGTTGGTAACTTAGGTTACGTGGGTGTCTGTGTGGCCGGTGGTATTTTTGTTACTAATGGAACACTTCAAGTTGGGGATATTCAATCATTTACGCAATATGTTCAATTGTTTACTCAGCCAATTTCAAGTGTGGCCAATATTGCTAATATTATTCAATCCACTATTGCATCCGCAGAACGTGTTTTTGAAATGATGGATGAAGAAGAAGAGAAAGACGAAATTCCAGCAAATATTAATCAAGTTGCTGGCGAAGAACACAGTATTGTATTCGACCACGTGAAATTCGGTTACACTCCGGATAAACCACTAATGACTGACTTAAATATTCATGTAGAAGAAGGTCAAATGGTGGCAATTGTTGGTCCGACTGGTGCTGGTAAAACGACGATAATCAACTTGCTGATGCGTTTCTATGACGTAGATGGTGGCCAGATTCGTATGAAAGGTATTGATACACGTGATATGACCAAAGATGCTGTCCGCGAAAAATTCGGAATGGTATTACAAGATACTTGGTTATTTAACGGAACAATTGCCGACAATATTGCATACGGTCGCGAAGGCGCAACGAAAGATGAAGTTATCGGGGCAGCAAAAGCAGCATATGCAGATGATTTCATTCGTCGACTTCCAAATGGCTATGATACTATCTTGAATGAAGAAGGTTCTAACATTTCGCAAGGTCAAAAACAATTACTAACGATTGCCCGTGCGATTTTATCTGATCCATCTATCTTGATTCTAGATGAAGCGACTTCTAGCGTAGATACTCGTACAGAATTAAATATTCAACTTGCGATGGGTAATTTGATGGAAGGGCGCACAAGCTTTGTGATTGCGCATAGACTTTCAACCATTCGTGATGCGGACTTAATTCTCGTTATGAATCACGGTAGCGTAATCGAACAAGGTACGCACCAAGAACTACTTGATGCAAAAGGCTTCTACGCTGACCTTTACAATAGTCAGTTCACAGGAGCTCAAGCAGTTTAA
- a CDS encoding DUF4870 domain-containing protein, which produces MLDKKIISALSYFSLFFAPVITPAIIWCTTKDKEIRHHVRWALLTQTTFVAGVVVMILLYNNVPFSTNSADTINFLALATVFFIVFLNVSILIFNLIRGITRIVKHSDDNWARC; this is translated from the coding sequence ATGTTGGATAAAAAAATTATTAGTGCGCTTAGTTATTTCAGTCTTTTCTTTGCCCCGGTCATTACTCCCGCGATTATCTGGTGTACAACAAAAGATAAAGAAATTCGGCATCATGTAAGATGGGCACTCCTCACACAGACAACTTTTGTCGCTGGTGTAGTTGTAATGATTTTACTTTACAACAATGTTCCATTTAGTACCAATAGTGCAGATACCATTAACTTTCTTGCCTTAGCTACTGTATTTTTTATCGTTTTTCTAAATGTATCGATACTCATTTTCAACTTGATTCGGGGAATTACACGTATCGTAAAGCATAGTGACGATAATTGGGCTAGATGTTAA
- a CDS encoding biotin transporter BioY, with the protein MRDQKLKFLVVDALFAVIIALLAQVAIPLGPIPLTGQTFAIGLAATILGARHGTISVLVYIVLGAVGIPVFQGMTAGIGIIFGPTGGFIIGFIFNALLTGWLLEKTKFTVPYAIVANILGAIVTLIFGVLWLKVSTGLDWSAAFLTGMVPFIIPGIIKAVFAALLGVLIRDRLIKAKLLRAS; encoded by the coding sequence ATGCGCGATCAGAAATTGAAATTTTTAGTTGTTGATGCTTTATTCGCAGTCATCATTGCTTTACTTGCACAAGTTGCTATCCCACTTGGTCCAATCCCACTTACTGGGCAGACATTTGCCATTGGTTTAGCTGCAACCATTCTTGGAGCTCGTCATGGTACAATATCTGTTTTAGTTTACATTGTTCTTGGCGCTGTGGGTATTCCTGTTTTCCAAGGTATGACAGCAGGAATTGGAATTATTTTTGGACCAACCGGCGGATTTATTATTGGATTTATTTTTAATGCATTACTTACAGGCTGGTTACTCGAAAAGACAAAATTTACTGTTCCCTATGCAATTGTGGCGAACATCTTAGGTGCGATTGTCACCCTTATTTTCGGCGTTTTGTGGCTCAAAGTCAGCACCGGACTTGACTGGTCAGCTGCCTTTTTAACAGGCATGGTTCCTTTCATTATTCCCGGCATTATCAAAGCGGTTTTTGCGGCGTTATTAGGTGTTCTCATTCGTGATCGTTTGATTAAAGCCAAATTACTTCGAGCATCCTAA
- a CDS encoding ABC transporter ATP-binding protein, with protein MMKLMKRLKPYWLSITAVLVLTFGQVIGQLYLPTLMSNIIDKGVVTGDTNYIWSTGMQMLLISFASVILSVIVVYLASRISMGFGKDLRDKIFTKVEDFSLQEFDKVGTSSLITRTTNDVVQIQNVLYMMMRLMVMAPIMLLGGIIMAVGRDAKLSLIFVVVLPLLLLLVVILGGKAMPMFKSLQKKMDKLNRVIREGLTGIRVVRSFNRNEDELEKFEEANADYATTAIKVNRLLSLMSPLMMLLMNLTSIAIVWIGSIFIGNGDMQVGDLMAFIQYAMQIMMSFMMLSAVFIMIPRAGASAERINEVLDMNAEILNPENPKTSTPPAKLSFENVTFRYEGAEKPVIEDITFEANAGETVAIIGSTGAGKSTLINMIPRFYDVESGVVKINGIDVREMDQSSLRQKIGLVPQKAVLFTGTIASNMRYGKEDATDEEIWAALRTAQAENFVSKLANGLGSRVEQGGNNFSGGQKQRLSIARSLIRKPEIYIFDDSFSALDFKTDAKLREALKAETTEAVTLIVAQRITSVVNSDQIIVMNEGKIAGIGTHEELKESNQIYQEIMRSQLSEEEIA; from the coding sequence ATGATGAAATTGATGAAAAGATTAAAACCTTATTGGCTGAGTATTACGGCCGTATTAGTCCTTACTTTCGGGCAAGTCATTGGACAGCTTTATTTACCGACGCTTATGTCGAACATTATCGACAAAGGAGTTGTAACAGGCGATACAAACTATATTTGGAGCACTGGAATGCAGATGCTCTTAATCTCGTTTGCTTCTGTTATCTTGTCGGTTATCGTCGTTTATCTCGCATCCAGAATTTCGATGGGATTCGGGAAAGATTTACGCGATAAAATTTTTACAAAGGTAGAGGACTTTTCCTTACAAGAATTTGATAAAGTAGGAACTTCTTCCTTGATTACTAGAACGACAAATGACGTTGTTCAAATCCAAAATGTACTTTATATGATGATGCGATTAATGGTGATGGCGCCAATTATGCTACTCGGCGGTATTATTATGGCAGTTGGCAGGGACGCGAAATTATCACTTATTTTTGTCGTTGTTTTACCGCTACTACTTCTATTAGTAGTTATTCTCGGCGGAAAAGCAATGCCGATGTTTAAATCGCTCCAAAAGAAAATGGACAAATTAAACCGCGTTATTCGTGAAGGGTTAACAGGAATCCGAGTTGTGCGTTCCTTTAACCGTAATGAAGATGAACTCGAAAAATTTGAAGAAGCAAATGCTGACTATGCTACTACGGCGATTAAAGTTAATCGACTGCTATCTCTTATGAGTCCATTAATGATGCTACTGATGAACTTAACTTCCATTGCGATTGTCTGGATTGGTTCGATTTTTATTGGCAATGGTGATATGCAAGTTGGGGACTTGATGGCGTTTATTCAATACGCGATGCAAATCATGATGTCCTTCATGATGCTTTCTGCTGTATTTATTATGATTCCGCGTGCTGGAGCTTCTGCTGAGCGTATTAATGAAGTGCTAGATATGAATGCAGAAATACTTAACCCAGAAAATCCAAAAACAAGTACACCACCAGCGAAACTTTCTTTTGAAAATGTCACTTTCCGCTATGAAGGCGCTGAAAAACCAGTGATTGAAGATATTACTTTTGAAGCTAATGCTGGTGAAACAGTTGCAATCATCGGAAGTACCGGTGCTGGTAAGTCTACTTTGATTAATATGATTCCACGTTTTTATGATGTCGAAAGTGGTGTTGTAAAAATTAATGGAATTGACGTGCGTGAAATGGATCAATCCAGTTTGCGCCAAAAAATTGGTCTTGTGCCACAAAAAGCAGTTCTATTCACAGGAACGATTGCTTCTAATATGCGCTACGGAAAAGAAGATGCAACCGACGAAGAAATTTGGGCAGCACTTCGAACAGCTCAAGCGGAAAACTTTGTATCTAAACTTGCAAATGGTTTAGGAAGCCGCGTAGAACAAGGCGGGAACAACTTCTCTGGAGGACAAAAACAACGTCTTTCCATCGCACGTTCTTTAATTAGAAAACCAGAAATTTATATTTTTGATGATAGTTTCTCGGCACTCGATTTCAAAACAGATGCTAAATTACGTGAGGCTTTGAAAGCTGAAACAACCGAAGCCGTGACACTCATTGTGGCACAACGAATTACCTCCGTTGTCAATTCCGACCAAATCATCGTTATGAATGAAGGTAAAATTGCCGGAATTGGAACACATGAAGAATTGAAAGAATCGAATCAAATTTATCAAGAAATTATGAGGTCACAGCTGTCAGAGGAGGAAATCGCATGA
- a CDS encoding GNAT family N-acetyltransferase produces MNFHIRKATNSDAEAIQHVAITSWHHTYQDLIPGDVQDDFLERFYNVETLHNRISATPFAVVEQADKVIGFANFIELEKGKSELAAFYLLPEVTQRGLGTELLEVGMTLFHVPLPMFVNVEKGNETAIHFYKAKGFVQVEEFTEDFYGYPLETIRFNLNHHAFEEE; encoded by the coding sequence ATGAATTTTCATATTAGGAAAGCAACTAATTCGGATGCGGAAGCCATTCAGCATGTAGCGATTACTTCGTGGCATCATACCTATCAAGATTTAATTCCAGGCGATGTACAAGACGATTTTTTGGAAAGGTTTTATAACGTTGAGACGCTTCATAATCGTATTTCAGCGACTCCTTTTGCTGTTGTGGAACAAGCAGACAAAGTAATCGGATTTGCGAATTTTATCGAGCTTGAAAAGGGGAAGAGCGAACTCGCAGCATTTTATTTACTACCAGAAGTGACACAACGCGGACTTGGTACAGAGCTTTTAGAAGTAGGTATGACTCTATTTCACGTGCCATTACCAATGTTCGTTAACGTGGAAAAAGGAAACGAAACAGCGATTCATTTTTATAAGGCGAAAGGGTTTGTTCAAGTAGAGGAATTTACCGAGGATTTTTACGGCTATCCACTGGAAACAATTCGTTTTAATTTGAATCATCATGCGTTTGAAGAAGAATAA
- a CDS encoding PadR family transcriptional regulator has protein sequence MEVNPQFKKGVLELCCLFLIQKKDCYGYELANQVSKYIEVAEGAIYPVLRRLVKEEYCSTYLVESNEGPSRKYYQLTVKGEIYLQELISEWNNFTDSVAKLLTEGDAVNE, from the coding sequence ATGGAGGTTAACCCACAGTTCAAAAAAGGTGTGTTAGAACTTTGCTGTTTATTTTTAATTCAAAAGAAAGATTGTTACGGTTATGAATTAGCAAATCAAGTGTCTAAATATATTGAAGTAGCTGAAGGTGCTATTTATCCGGTACTTAGAAGATTAGTAAAAGAAGAGTATTGTTCCACTTATTTAGTAGAATCAAACGAAGGTCCATCAAGAAAATATTATCAACTGACAGTAAAAGGAGAAATTTACTTGCAGGAACTTATTTCTGAATGGAATAATTTTACAGACAGTGTGGCAAAGCTATTAACAGAGGGGGATGCAGTAAATGAATAA
- a CDS encoding rhodanese-like domain-containing protein, with translation MYQSITANDLEQDLKKAPHNILDVRDADAFVEGHIPDAINIPINELPEKLATLDKEKAYTIICYAGGRSERASQFLAAEGFDVTNVMGGMGAFHGTVTN, from the coding sequence ATGTATCAATCCATTACGGCAAATGATTTAGAGCAAGACTTAAAAAAAGCGCCACATAATATCTTAGATGTCAGAGACGCAGATGCTTTTGTTGAAGGACATATTCCAGATGCGATAAATATTCCAATTAATGAACTACCAGAAAAATTAGCAACACTGGATAAAGAAAAAGCCTATACGATTATTTGTTACGCGGGTGGACGTTCTGAACGCGCGAGTCAATTTTTAGCCGCAGAAGGTTTTGACGTAACGAATGTAATGGGCGGTATGGGAGCATTTCACGGTACAGTAACTAACTAA
- a CDS encoding DUF4097 family beta strand repeat-containing protein: MHKHHLSKKLFFAGLVLFIIGAIGVALTMNKGNMIEKGEPLTKQWDLSAENINSIAFSSERDVTFEWKESTNGKNYIELKGNYSANDKKAIQKLDPVSEDGTSFNITVPEEEDWYNGFGKIYAYGQQKVTVYLTKDTKLADLEVKSHSGDINVADFKVKKFVSSTNSGELKVSNLEANTAQMATSSGDLELSNMKANSSVETGSGQTDLTNLTGDLEVNGGSGDVNVTGVKAKKLKIAIDSGDIELTSGTVTDLAVLTTSSGDIDASTKGKVQAESNSGAIELAGITNDVTAKTSSGDIDVAFIKQVKNIAINTDSGEVELELPGDFKAIYEASSNSGSIKVPTSDSNTDNRVTVKTSSGDIKIEK; this comes from the coding sequence ATGCATAAACATCACTTAAGTAAAAAATTATTTTTCGCCGGGTTGGTACTTTTTATTATCGGTGCTATCGGCGTAGCATTAACGATGAACAAAGGTAATATGATAGAAAAAGGTGAACCACTTACAAAACAGTGGGACTTATCAGCTGAAAATATTAACTCCATTGCTTTTTCTTCTGAGCGCGACGTAACGTTTGAATGGAAAGAAAGTACAAATGGGAAAAATTACATCGAACTAAAAGGTAATTACTCTGCTAATGATAAAAAAGCCATTCAAAAATTAGATCCAGTTTCGGAAGATGGAACGTCCTTTAATATTACAGTTCCTGAAGAAGAGGATTGGTATAACGGCTTTGGCAAAATATACGCATACGGTCAACAAAAAGTAACCGTTTATTTAACAAAAGATACTAAATTAGCTGATTTAGAAGTGAAATCTCATTCTGGAGATATCAATGTAGCTGATTTTAAAGTAAAGAAATTTGTTAGTTCTACCAACTCAGGTGAGTTAAAAGTAAGTAATTTGGAAGCAAATACTGCTCAAATGGCTACTTCTTCTGGTGATTTGGAATTATCGAATATGAAAGCAAATAGCTCAGTTGAAACTGGTTCTGGACAGACCGACCTTACTAATTTAACAGGTGATTTAGAAGTAAATGGTGGTTCAGGCGATGTGAATGTTACAGGTGTTAAAGCGAAGAAACTTAAAATTGCCATCGATTCAGGAGACATTGAGTTGACTAGTGGCACTGTAACCGACCTAGCAGTGTTAACAACAAGTTCCGGAGACATTGATGCAAGTACAAAAGGTAAAGTACAAGCGGAATCCAACTCAGGAGCAATTGAACTTGCAGGCATAACGAATGACGTAACAGCAAAAACAAGCTCAGGTGATATCGATGTAGCTTTTATCAAACAAGTAAAAAACATCGCAATCAATACAGATTCTGGTGAAGTAGAACTTGAACTACCAGGTGATTTTAAAGCTATTTATGAAGCAAGTAGTAATTCTGGTAGCATTAAAGTACCAACAAGTGATTCCAATACGGATAATCGCGTAACGGTAAAAACAAGTTCCGGAGATATTAAAATCGAAAAATAA
- a CDS encoding MATE family efflux transporter: protein MSSVHKVASISLFTLAWPIFLEQFLRLMISYIDVFMLGHYSDDAVAATGVANQILVISIIIYGFISVGVQIIVAQMIGAKKHKEIENVITNGLVVAFLIGIVMSIIFIFMSKNFLTWMGIDPHLVQVGAPFLEIIGGSSVVIAIHASILPILRAHGYVRQSILVPVTISIINVVGNYLFLYGPLAYLDYGVAGVGISTAVANFVGMGLAIWMLRKYIGYTFHFKKLEQVSKKLLYSILRLGLPSAGENLSYAGSQLVVTAIIAILGTEALTTKVYASTVSQFVALFAIALGQASQIIIGRAVGAKEIDKAYKQGLRSWKIGLVVAIVVSVSIYLFAEPIMSLFTTNTEIIAMTKELFLLSIFLELGRATNIIIISSLNSTGDVRFPFICGLIVMWIVSLPFSYVLGISAGLGLVGVWLAYIIDEGVRAVLMYRRWRSKVWSLKSVI, encoded by the coding sequence GTGAGTTCAGTACATAAAGTCGCCAGCATAAGTCTTTTTACGCTTGCTTGGCCGATTTTTCTAGAGCAATTTTTACGTCTGATGATTAGTTATATTGATGTCTTTATGTTGGGGCATTATTCAGATGATGCGGTAGCTGCGACAGGGGTAGCGAATCAGATTCTTGTTATTTCTATTATTATTTACGGCTTTATCAGTGTTGGCGTACAGATTATCGTTGCCCAAATGATTGGTGCCAAAAAACATAAAGAAATTGAAAATGTGATTACAAATGGCTTAGTGGTCGCTTTCTTAATTGGAATTGTGATGAGTATTATTTTCATTTTTATGTCGAAAAACTTCCTGACTTGGATGGGAATTGATCCTCATTTAGTTCAAGTTGGTGCGCCGTTTTTAGAAATTATCGGTGGAAGCTCGGTTGTTATTGCTATTCATGCTTCGATTTTGCCTATTCTCCGGGCGCATGGTTACGTAAGACAATCCATTCTTGTTCCTGTGACGATTAGCATTATCAATGTTGTCGGTAATTACTTATTCCTGTACGGCCCGCTTGCATACTTAGATTACGGGGTAGCAGGTGTTGGTATTTCCACCGCTGTCGCGAACTTCGTCGGAATGGGTCTAGCCATCTGGATGCTTCGAAAATATATCGGCTATACTTTCCATTTCAAAAAACTGGAGCAAGTTTCCAAAAAATTACTTTATTCGATTTTACGACTTGGCCTTCCCTCTGCTGGGGAAAATTTATCGTATGCCGGCTCGCAACTAGTTGTTACTGCGATTATTGCAATTCTTGGTACAGAGGCGCTTACCACAAAAGTTTATGCTTCGACGGTTAGCCAGTTTGTCGCACTCTTTGCTATCGCGCTCGGTCAGGCCTCTCAAATTATTATCGGTCGCGCGGTTGGTGCAAAAGAAATCGATAAAGCTTATAAGCAAGGTCTACGTAGTTGGAAGATTGGTTTGGTTGTCGCAATTGTGGTCAGCGTTTCGATTTACCTTTTCGCGGAACCGATTATGAGTCTATTTACTACCAATACCGAAATCATTGCGATGACGAAAGAATTGTTCTTACTTTCGATTTTCCTAGAACTTGGGCGTGCGACGAATATTATCATTATTAGCAGTCTTAACTCAACAGGCGATGTTCGTTTTCCATTTATATGCGGACTTATCGTTATGTGGATCGTTAGTTTGCCGTTCTCCTATGTACTTGGTATCTCTGCTGGTCTTGGGCTTGTAGGTGTTTGGCTCGCCTATATTATTGATGAAGGCGTTCGAGCCGTTCTAATGTACCGAAGATGGCGCAGTAAAGTTTGGTCCTTAAAATCAGTCATATAA